TCCTTCTTTATCTTGTTCGCAGCGCTCTGCATGGGGATGTTTGGTTTCCAGCGTGCCTTCGACCGGGTCATCTTGAAACTCGAACCGGATTATATCACCGACCGCGAACTGCATCGCGAGCTGAAATGAAAAAACGAGGTCACCCGGCGCGGGGTGGCCTCGTTTTTGCTTACAGATAGCGTTCGTTCATGACCCGGCCCCGCACCGGTTTGGCCGGGGAGCCGTAGGCGACGACGTGGTTCGGGATGTCCTTGACGACTGTGGCCCCGGCCCCGATGACCGTGTCGTGGCCGATGTGGATGCTATGGATGACCGTCGCGCTCATGCCGATGAACGTGCGGGCGCCGACGTGGACGTTGCCGCCGAGATGGGCACCCGGGGCGACCGAGGCGAACGGTTCGAGCACACAGTCGTGATCGACCGACGCCATCGTGTTGATGATACTATGCGGACCGATGACGGCGTTCGGATTGATGACGCTGCCGGCCATGACGGCCGTCCCTTCACCTAGGATGACGTTCTTGCCGATGACGGCGCTCGGGTGGATGGCGTTGATGAACTCGAAGTCCGAGTTGTTCTGTAAGATTTTCTCGGCTATCTGCTCACGATTATGATTCACTCCGACTCCGATAATCCCCTTGTTTGCCACAAGCTTAGAATCAATCAATCCTAACACCGGATATCCGGCGATGAACTTGCCTAGCATACTGGGGCTGTCATCATAAATTCCTGCAATCCGATAGACACCCATCAATTCGAGAATATCGATAAGCACTTGTGCATGACCGCCCGCACCAAATATCACAATCCATTCCATAATTGGTCACCCCTTTTGCCGAAAACTGTCGAAAATATGGTTCTGTACGTTAGTTATTTCCGATTCGCCATATTTAAAACAAAATCAGAAAGAAGTTACGAGCATAGTTTGATGTCAAAGCATATTCCTCAGTGTCCCATGCAGGTATGGCGAGGCAGACGATAAATAAATAACATTATATGAAAGGTTTGGATTGCAAAAGCATTATCTGGATTTCCGTTTTGTTGTTTTTCGGACGGGCTAATTCCCTAAAGTAATCAATTGATGAGAGGAGTGCTCGCCATGTCTTTAAAACTGATGTATATCACGAATGAACCGAACATTGCCCTGCTCGCTGAACAGAACGGGGTCGATTGGGTGTTCGTCGATTTAGAACTAAACGGAAAAGAAGAACGACAAGGTCATCTCGATACGGTCATTTCACGCCATGCCATCCGTGACGTGAGCCGCCTGCGCGCGGTATTGAAACATGCCGAGCTGCTCGTCCGCGTCAATCCGATTTTCCAAGGTTCACGTTATGAGATTAATGAGGTCATCAATCGCGGGGCCGATGTCGTCATGCTTCCCTACTACAAGACGGCCGCCGAAGTGGCGGCGTTTATCGATTTCGTCGACAAACGAGCCAAAGTCTGTCTGCTATGTGAAACGAAAGAGGCCATCGCCTGTATGACGGACGTACTCAAACTATCGGGCATCGACTACGTTCACATCGGCTTGAACGACCTGCATCTCAGTTACGGGCAGAGCTTCCTGTTCGAACCACTCGCCGATGGTACGGTCGAAGCGGTGACACGTCAACTCCAAGCGGCCGGAATCCCGTACGGTTTTGGCGGCGTCGCTCGAATCGGAGAAGGTAAGCTTCCGGCTGAAAAAGTGCTCGGGGAGCATGTCCGACTCGGTTCGTCACTCGCGATTTTATCGCGCAGTTTTTGTAATATCGGATCGGTCGGGAAATTTGATGCGAAACAGGCACAACTATTCCAAGAAGGGGTATGGAGAATTAGAGCGTACGAGCAACAGCTCGAACACGCGACACCGGAGTGGTTGGGATTGAATCGGTTGAGTCTCGTCTCGACCGTTGATGCCATCACGGCGGAAATCCAGAACCGGAAAGGAATCTTGTCATGAATTTGCTATCGACAGGAGTGCGGTTGACTCCTGAACAACTCGCGACACTCGAACGACTTGGCTATACGGTGACGATGCTTCGGGAAGAGGCGGACGTGTCGGACATCGATGTCTCACAGGTCGAGGGTTTGATTTGTAACAATGTCTTTCAATACCGCTCTTGTATGGACTTCAAACGGTTGCGGTTCGTCCAAGCAATCAGCGCCGGACTCGACCGTTTGCCGCTCAACGAACTCGAGGAACGAAACATCCGGATCTACAATGCCGGCGACACGTACGCCGTACCGATGGCCGAATGGGTCGTCTGGCAGTTGCTCGATTTTATGAAGCATGGGGCCGCGTTTCGGGAGAAACAGGCGAACCGGCATTGGGAAAAGGAACGGCGCTTGCGTGAGCTGACCGGGAAGACCGTGGCGCTGCTTGGTCTTGGCCATGTTGGGGAAGCGATTGCGACACGGCTCCGGGCGTTCGATATGACCCTCATCGGCGTCGGGCATCGGGAGAAGCACGTGCCGTTCGTCGACCGTTACGTGTTGATGGATGAGCTGCACGACGTTTTGGCGGAGAGTGACGTCATCGTCATCGCCTTACCGCTCACCGACGATACGTATCATGTCATCGACGCGGAAGCGATTGCGTCCATGAAAGAGGATGCCGTCCTGTTGAACGTCGCGCGCGGGTCGATTATCGACGAGTCGGCGCTCATCGCGGCGCTCGAGGAAGGCAAGTTCTTCGGGGTCGCCTTGGACGTCTTCGAGACCGAGCCGCTCCCGTCGGATCATGCGCTCTACAACTTTGAATGGGTGACGCTTACGCCGCATAACTCGTACGTGTCGGACCGGGTGAATGAGCGGCTGTTCGAAAATATGATGAATCATTTGAAACTCGAACAATTGAACAGATAAATCCATCTGGTTTAAGGCAAATAGTTCGCTCATAAAGGAAGTGGAGGACTTGAGAAAGAATAAAGCAACGAGAGGACTATAACGTATAGGGATGGATGGTGGCTTACTATGAAGGTGCTATGGTTGACTAACGTTCCGTTGCCAGAGACAAGTCATTTATTACGTGAATCATCAACGCCGTATGGCGGATGGCTCGTCAATACATCGAAATATTTGTCTGACCTGGATACGGTCAAACTCTCCGTTGCGTTCCCGACTAAAAAAGCGAACCGAATAAATGTTTTGGAAGGGGATAAAATCACGTATTATCCGTTCGTGCCGATTAAAAAGGTGAGTGACCCCTCCATCAAAAACCATGCGCGATTTGCGAACATTTTACAGGAAGTTTCCCCGGACCTCGTTCACATATTCGGAACCGAAATGCCCCATACATTGGCCATGGTCAATGCCTGTCGGAAATTCGGTGTGAAGACCGTGATTTCGATTCAAGGACTCGTTTCGGTCATCGAAAAACATACGTATGCCGGTCTGCCCCAAGACGCCATTCACAATAAGACGTTTCGAAACTGGGTTCGTCACGACCATGTGAGCGGATTGCGAAAAACGTTCCAAGTACGTGGTGAGGCCGAACGTGAGGCGATTCGAAAAGTCGGCCATGTCATCGGCAGGACGACGTGGGACCGAGCCTGTGTCTCTCAAATTAATGACCAAGCTGTTTATTTCCATTGCAACGAGACATTACGGGAATCGTTTTACCATGAGACGTGGGAGCGGGAAAGATGTGAGCCCCATTCGATTTTCTTGAGCCAAGGTCAATATTCCATCAAAGGGCTGCACTTTATGTTGGAAGCCATGCCGTTGATTTTGCAAAGGTATCCGGACGCAAAATTATATATTGGAGGCAGCGATTTGACAGACCGATCCGGTTTGAAAAATAAGCTGTTCGCCACACATTATGGCAATTATATTCAATCATTGATTGACCGATACAATTTAAGACAACATATCTCATTCACGGGAACGTTGAACGAGCAAAACATGTGCCAACGTTATCTCAAGTCGCATGTCTTCGTCTGTCCGTCTACCATCGAAAACAGTCCAAATTCATTGGCAGAGGCGATGTTACTAGGTGTGCCATCCGTTGCGTCTTATGTAGGGGGGACGAGTGACATGCTGGCTGATAAAAAAGAGGGATTCCTATACCAACATGACGCCCCTTATATGTTGGCTTATTATGTCTGTAAAATTTTTGAGGACGATATGTTAGCCAAAACCTTATCTGCAGCGGCACGACGACGGGCCAAAGTCACACACAGTCAAGAGTTAAATCTAAAGCAACTCGTACAGATTTATGAAGATATATTAACTCCATAGTTCTCAGTTGATAGACGGGCCGATTGCGATGATGCAATCGGCTTTTTTCGTTTTTTATACTTCACGAAAAGATTATCCACGGCTCATTCTGTTTGTGAGTTACCGGCAGGGGCTTACGGGAACAACGAGGATAGCATCCTCACATCATGAAACGACAACTTAGAAGGAGTGACTCACATGCCAAGCCTCACCCAGCTCGTTAGTCTGGTCGTCCCAATCTATAACACAAGCGCCTACTTGAGACAGTGTCTTGACAGCCTTGTTCATCAAACGTATCCACATCTCGACATTATTTGTATCGATGACGGGAGTACAGATGATAGTCTCAACATTGCATTGTCTTACGACAAAGATCCGAGAGTACGTGTCATCAGTCAAACGAATCGTGGCTGTTCTTCCTGCCGCAATCGAGGCCTTCAATTGGCATCAGGTGAGTATA
This sequence is a window from Exiguobacterium mexicanum. Protein-coding genes within it:
- a CDS encoding acetyltransferase, whose protein sequence is MEWIVIFGAGGHAQVLIDILELMGVYRIAGIYDDSPSMLGKFIAGYPVLGLIDSKLVANKGIIGVGVNHNREQIAEKILQNNSDFEFINAIHPSAVIGKNVILGEGTAVMAGSVINPNAVIGPHSIINTMASVDHDCVLEPFASVAPGAHLGGNVHVGARTFIGMSATVIHSIHIGHDTVIGAGATVVKDIPNHVVAYGSPAKPVRGRVMNERYL
- a CDS encoding aldolase/citrate lyase family protein, which codes for MSLKLMYITNEPNIALLAEQNGVDWVFVDLELNGKEERQGHLDTVISRHAIRDVSRLRAVLKHAELLVRVNPIFQGSRYEINEVINRGADVVMLPYYKTAAEVAAFIDFVDKRAKVCLLCETKEAIACMTDVLKLSGIDYVHIGLNDLHLSYGQSFLFEPLADGTVEAVTRQLQAAGIPYGFGGVARIGEGKLPAEKVLGEHVRLGSSLAILSRSFCNIGSVGKFDAKQAQLFQEGVWRIRAYEQQLEHATPEWLGLNRLSLVSTVDAITAEIQNRKGILS
- a CDS encoding NAD(P)-dependent oxidoreductase, translated to MNLLSTGVRLTPEQLATLERLGYTVTMLREEADVSDIDVSQVEGLICNNVFQYRSCMDFKRLRFVQAISAGLDRLPLNELEERNIRIYNAGDTYAVPMAEWVVWQLLDFMKHGAAFREKQANRHWEKERRLRELTGKTVALLGLGHVGEAIATRLRAFDMTLIGVGHREKHVPFVDRYVLMDELHDVLAESDVIVIALPLTDDTYHVIDAEAIASMKEDAVLLNVARGSIIDESALIAALEEGKFFGVALDVFETEPLPSDHALYNFEWVTLTPHNSYVSDRVNERLFENMMNHLKLEQLNR
- a CDS encoding glycosyltransferase family 4 protein encodes the protein MKVLWLTNVPLPETSHLLRESSTPYGGWLVNTSKYLSDLDTVKLSVAFPTKKANRINVLEGDKITYYPFVPIKKVSDPSIKNHARFANILQEVSPDLVHIFGTEMPHTLAMVNACRKFGVKTVISIQGLVSVIEKHTYAGLPQDAIHNKTFRNWVRHDHVSGLRKTFQVRGEAEREAIRKVGHVIGRTTWDRACVSQINDQAVYFHCNETLRESFYHETWERERCEPHSIFLSQGQYSIKGLHFMLEAMPLILQRYPDAKLYIGGSDLTDRSGLKNKLFATHYGNYIQSLIDRYNLRQHISFTGTLNEQNMCQRYLKSHVFVCPSTIENSPNSLAEAMLLGVPSVASYVGGTSDMLADKKEGFLYQHDAPYMLAYYVCKIFEDDMLAKTLSAAARRRAKVTHSQELNLKQLVQIYEDILTP